The stretch of DNA AGGCCGAGCCTGCAGCtaggggtgttaacgagccgagccgagcccgagcttggccttgctcggcttgtgctcaagaacaAAAATTCGatctcgagccgatctcgagcttacccgagcttgaaaaaaatgtgctcgttatcaagcttgcgagctttaacgcgagctcgagccaaatTCGAGCTCAAATCGAGCCCATATATAATtgctaattttttattttttttcttccaATATTTTTAATAACAAGGCTCAAAAAGTTATATGTAAGAATATTTGACAAATCGATGAGACATTTGATATGTATGATGCAAAGATATAattatgataaaatatttttacaACATATGAGGAATATCTTATCGAATCACACATGTTCGAGCtgctcgcgagcttttcgagtcgagccagcgtttgctcggcttgactcgttatgctctcgagccgagcccgagcccgagtcgagctcgcacgagccgagctttgaccgagctttgaccgagccgatctcgagttgcTCACGAGCTGTCTCGGCTCATTAACACCCCTACCTGCAGCGACCCTGAGAGTCAGGCACCTGAAAATATTTGAAACCAGATAGGTCCATAGCCGGGGGCCAGAACCCAGAACCTGGAGTCAGACGTCCTTACAACCTGGGGGTAGCATTCAAGCTAGGTATCTCACGACTTATGCTTATCATTCATGTGCTAAAACCATCGGTAAACAAAGGACAAAATATTTATGTCCATATGTCGCTCTTAAAGTAATTCGTAACTTCGTAATCTTGTTACCCTGTTATATTTTGAGTAACTACTGTCTTGAGCATTGGAAGGTCGTTGGCTATGCCATCTGCTGGCCCTATTAGAATAATTTCTTGCAGAAGATCCCCCTACCAACATGAGTGGTTACTCAGGCTCCAGAACCTGCCACTCCTTCCCCATATCAAATCGCTCCTCCTGCAGCATATGACGCAGAACGCAGAATGCAGGACGCAGTATCCTGAATGCAGGAGGCAGTATCCTGAATGCAGGACGCAGTATCCTGAATGCAGGATGCAGGATGTAGGACGCAGTATCCAGAACGCAGGATGCAGGACGCAGGACGCAGAATGCAGAATGCAGAGCGCTCCCTGCAACAAATTTTCGGCCTACAGAAACAGCCTCCCCGCGCACAGGTCGGGCCAGCAGGACAGGTAGCTTCACCAACAGCTTGCAGGACATGAATCAATGGCATGGGGGCAATTCAATCAACGTACCGCTGGTACATAAAAGCTCCTAGCACCCTGAATATATGGGAGACAAGCAGCAGCCGGAATGCTGCAGAACACATCCTTGCATCAACTTCCCAAAAGTAAAAAATCACAGCAACACGTGCTGCCACCAGCCTGGTTCCCTGGACACCAGAACGTGAAATAACAAAAGACAAAAAACAAATGACACTACCCTCAGCAAGAAAGTAAAAAGCAAGCATGGGTCTCATATTATATTGCATGCCATCCACAGCAAAGCCGTGAAAGGCATGCAGGGGGCAGAGACTACATCCCCCACGCGGCAGCTAGAAGTCAATAGTCCATCGAGCAAGCTTGGTCAAACAACAAACTTAATGTTCAGAATCTGAAAACTGCAAAAAGGAAGAGCCACAAAAGATGAACTAAGAAGTGCTAACATACGCATGACATCGTACAAGCAATCAGAAGCAAGGGCATATGATAACAACGTCAGAATCAGGACTCTCGCAGTAGAGGACCTAGTGCTATGAAGGGCATTTGAAAATACCAAAAATCACAAGGCTGAAAAAATTTGCTTACAATCGGAAAGGACAATGACAGGCTGAAAGCGTCAGGTAATAGGGTGTACAGATTGATGGCCATGCAAGGTCAAATCTTGTATAATCCCCGACCgtactttgtctgacaaagtgccAAAACCTTAGTGTACAGAGTACCTTTCAATAGTCCATGAAGCAAAAACCTTTTTACTAATATCTTTTGTCTTATCGAGTCCTTCTTTAGTTTCAAAATTTGTTTTTGTGTTCTTTTTATTTATTCCTctttatttaaaacaaaatattttctaaaaatcCAAGTGGTACGCgctgtggcttcctggatccagaTGTTGCtctggaacaccatgagatagcaccaAGTATTTGTACTATTTGGTTATCTTTCACGCTTCTAGGGAGAAAGGCTTTGACACTGATATTGGTTGCTTGTCAGATAAGGGACACTTTAAGGGTCCAGCCCCTGCCATGTGAGACTACGAAGACGTTTTATCTTAAGTCAAGCCACATGAAGAGCATACGTCGAGGTAGCGCGCAGGGTTCGgcatactaagaccacccataccttaacgttaaCTCAGTAATTCCTTAACTAGCTATGTCGTAGATCAATGGGTGCACGCACGGATTTCAaacgtctggaaccacaaggaacgcaacattccttgttagtcagAAACAATCAATGGGGGGTACGCTCTAATCAGCTATCCTATtgataagatattttacgtcatgggtaaaatattTTATCAAACATCTGCCACCAGAGACAAGGGTCAGCACCTAGAACCAGTCGACCTCCCGGAAAATCAAAAGTGGGAACTAAGCTCCAGACAAAGACAAACGAAATGACGGAGACAGAGCATATAGTCATGGTTGACATTGCATTCACGACATATGATAGTCTACAACTTGTCTAAACATCATATAGTCTGCATCATACATTAGAGAGTGCATGCATGCACATGCACGGCTACTAACATTTTGCAGGTATCACCTACAGAACAAGTGTATAGAAAACTTATGCCGAATGCTCCAACCACCGATTCACCCTTGGTGACCGATAATGTAATGGTAAGGACAGTGGGAAGTGCTTCCCGGTGTTTCGACGTCCGCTCCCAGGCGTCGGTCGTCGCTCCCCCAAAGATCGCCTTTCTCGGCTCCCAGCGTCGATCGTTTGGATCCCAAAGATCTCGCCACTGGTTCCCAAATTCAGCCATCGGGCTCCCAGATCTGCTCCCTGGCATCCGCCATCCGGCTCCTAAGCATCGCCCATCCGGTTCCCGGCAACTGCATTCCGATTCCGAACCACCGTCGATTCCCGCATCCGCCAACAGATTCCGGCGCCCGACCATCCGCTCCCAGCGTCGGCGTCTGGTTCCCGAAACCACCGCCTGGTTCCCACCACCACCGTCAGATCCCAACGTCGCCATCGGGTTCCTCGAGTCCACCAATTGTTCGAGCATCCTCCAGCAGAAATCCGCCTGGAGTCCGCTTGCTGAAAAGTCTGTTAACAAGAGTCCACGAGTCTACATCAGTAAAAAATCAGCTTACATCTACTTCCCGATCAGCATAACCAAGGAGAGCCAGAAATCAGTCTATAGGGACAGCAGAGTACGATTCAGCAGAATCAAGCAGGCCAGGGTACCAGAATTATTGGTACAGAGTAGGGATGCGACTATCTCAAGTATATCTAGCAGAGTCGATCCGTGCCGCCAAAGAAACTTGCTCCATTAGAATTCCAGACGACTTCTCCATCGTAGCTTGAAGATCTGTTCCAAATGATCCATCACGAGAGGTTGGCGCACCTCCTTCCAATGAGAATAGCAAAGATAATCCAGAAGGATAGCAACGGTTTACCGGTAGCATAATTGCGACAGTATGCAGAGTCTGAAGAGTTAATTTCCCTCCTCAACAAAGCTGAGAAGCGAAATTGGGGGCAACTGTTAGGGCCAAAATTACCGTATTTTACCTAGGCTACGTGGCACAAGATAAGTGGTTAATTAATGAGCAATGGACCCATTACATACATGGGGAGTCGGGCCCATGGACCGAGCCAGGGAGGCAGGTCTGGAAACAGGATAATCCGCCAAGGACATCAGGTGAAGAAGAGTTCGGCTTGGactaagatattaataagatctCGAGGAAGACAAGGAAATCCTAATTGTTGCCATATTCTGAATAAGGAAAGTCCAAGTTGCTACCAAActctaccttgaggaacaagACAATTAAGTGGGAAGCCTTAATAaacccactagggtttattcactataaatacaaggaagaTAAACAAGAGAAGGCATCCATTATTGACCCACACTAGAACACATAAAACGGCGTACAACAAAGGGAAAGCAAGCAAGCAAGGAGCAGCCCCTCAACACCATACTTCCGTACAAATAAACAATGGTCAAAACATATGACATCATCCCCTTCATCATCCCATCATTACCATACCAATTACTGCACCATGAATACCATGCTACAAAGTAACCTACGTACAAACAGAACAAACTCACAAATAACCCTTGACATCCGGTAATACTTCGTCTGTCACTTTTATGCACCGGACAGATTATTCATCATCAGATCCGGACAATTGTATATTGTACTTGTACTTCGATTATTACATAGTGGaatattggcgggattccgactccgcccgcggttgtttcccacatcgggttttccgcgtcaccaaaatctcttgtaTCATTATCACCTTATTTCGTCCTTTACTTTACTTACATCGTTACTTCGTCTTAATTAAAtacatattccgtcacaaatcacatataatttaaccccccgatacgaggctaaaaagagcggtcactttaaccctaaattggtagaaatttaccaaaacagacCCATTAAAGTCATATGTATAGAACCCATTGAAACGGAGGAATTATGTTTTTCGGCTtataaatggaaaaataaaagacaacacaCGTCTTTTGTCACCTTGCTCGACCTAAGATCTGTATGTCTAACCCATATTCACATGACCCATATTTTGACTTGACTCGGAACCCAATCCGTTTGGCCGCTTGACATGTCTTGTGATCTACAAGAGCCATAGTCTTTATTTCTCATAAAagaaagttataaaaaaaaaaagttaaagacagtctaagttatgagacccgcATCCTCCCCGTAAATCCgctattatatatatataaaaaaaagtaaaagaaaaaaaggaataaAATTGAAAAGCCCGACCCACTAATTCGCCATTTCCATTTAACTCGGCACATCCCGCCTGCTTATTTAGCAGGTGCAGACAACagattttatgaaaaatataaaAACCAAACTTACTAATCCGTCTCAAACTCGCTTTTCGGTGGGCCCATATCCGCCCAAACCCGCATTTGATGACTCATAAAAGACCAACattttcatttctctcttcccCCGTCTCTTATTCTCACTTCTCAGTCAACAGGTAGCGAGATGTTGAGTATCCGTTGCTGCAAATACAGCGTTCAAGTTGCTGATTATTATCTGCATAATTTTCACCATCTTCTTCAATATTCAACCAATTCCTCTAATCAAAATCCTAATTTCCCAAATCAATCTTACACCAATTATTTAATTAGTAATCTGGGTTTCTCTCATCTACAAGCTCACTCCATTTCTACCAAGCTTCCTTACAAGTTTGATGATGCTCACTTCTCCAAATTCTCTGGTAATGCAAATTATGTTATTCATTTCTTAAAGCAACACGGTTTTAATGATACTCATATAAAAAAGGTTGTATCTTGTTACCCTCAAATCTTATCTGCTAATGTTGGCCAAACCCTAAAACCCAAATTTCAACTTTTCCAAGATCATGGGTTTTCTGAGTCTGATTTAGTCTCTGTTATTTCGTCGAGTCCATCAATTGTATCAAGACATATGGATACTGTTATCCCTGATCTCAGGGCAATTCTGGGCAGTACTGACAACCTAATCAAGTTTTTTAGAAAAAACCATTTATTAATCGGACAATCTGCTTTGGGAAATCTTAATTCAAATATTGCATTGTTGAATAAGGATTATGGTATTGATATTAATGTTATTCGGAATGGCATTCTTCAGTCTCCCCGATCCTATTTGCAGAATATCGAGTTTTTCAAAAATATAACGGTTAAGGTTGAAAAGGAATTAGGGATTCCTCGAAATTCTGGGATGTTTATATACGGCATACGTTTGTTGGGTAGTTCTAGTCCGAAGAGAATCGAGTTGAAATGTCAGGTGCTCAAAAGCTTTGGATGGACTGAATATGATGTTTCTGAATTAATGAGGGGAAATCCTCTCATTTTTCAAATATCTGAAGAAAATTTTAGGAAAAAGTTGAAGTTTTTGATGACTTTGCTGGGTTACAAGCCCGATTTCTTAGCTACACATTCTGTATTGTTGGGTTTTAGCCTCGAGAAGCGACTGGCGCCTAGGCATCGGGTGTTGTTGGTTTTGAAGGAGAAGGGTTTGTTAGATTACAACTTTTATACTGCCGCCCTTAAAACTGAGAAGCAGTTCTTAAAGATACTTATTGAGCCTTTTAAGGAGGATGCAACAGGTCTTCTTGAACTTTATCAAAGCAGCAGAGGTTATTCCAACATTGACGCCATCTCGAGGCAGCAGCAATGCCAAGCCCTCTTGTAGCGAAGTGTATAGTTATGTTTACTAGAGTTGCAGAGGTTGGTCCAactttttttctctctttcctAAGCTGCACTGAAAAATATTGTCGATTGTGTTTTATAGCTGTTGTTAATGACATTGTATGCTTGACTTATGATTGAAACGACATTCCTCATGGTTCGTTTTCTACGGTGTGCACTCTTCACGTTGTTATGGTCATTGTTTTGTTAATAGTATAGAAATATTGGAAGCCAGACTGCCTCTGGTTGCTGTCTTCGATTTTGGTTCTTTAGGAATTACCTGACTTCCTGTTCAGGTTGTGTGCTTGTCTTCCAAGTTCTATACTTCGTCTTCTACGAATTGACTTCTTTGTTAAAGTATTAGCATATGAATTCGAGTGTAACTATGATCTttcttacttttgttcttatGTTCTTGGTTGTTTCCTCTTTTGAGCTTCTGGTTTGCGATTTTCGCACGTGGAGACTTTATAATGATTTGCAAATTCAGAATTGGCCCAAGTTTCTTGTTTAGCAAACTGAAAATATTTGGATTTGAATTTCTATCAAATCACTAGGAATTTGAACAAAATTTTCGGAGCATATATTCAAATACCACCTATGAGGCTGTCATTCCCAAATCTTTCGTCCTCTGGCCACCTCTCTTTCCACACAAAATTTTCTCTATTTTTTATTTTGCTGTATATTTTAGCACGAGTGAAGTTTTCTCTCTATTTTCCCATTTGAGTTGGAAGAATCAATTTATGCAAAGGTCAAATTACTAGGGTTCTTAGAAAACTAAAATCGGGGTTTCTTCGATCATCCATCAAACTGATAATTTAATTTGATAGTATTTTTCTGGTTTTTCTTCCTACTTTTTTCTTaaattttcatttttgttactggGAATTTATTTCTTTGAGCTCAAAAATAGTACAGTATGATGATGTAAACTTGAATTTTATTATGAAAGTTACTGAGAAATTTTCGTTTATTTTAGAGCTAGGGTTattcatttatattttaaatttagTTATTCAGTGATATGAACTATTTATTTGATACTTCAGTTGATACAAATTTGGAATTTGAAATTATTTGTCTTCCCAAATAATGAGTTTGGattccaaaaactagatttaga from Silene latifolia isolate original U9 population chromosome 10, ASM4854445v1, whole genome shotgun sequence encodes:
- the LOC141606073 gene encoding uncharacterized protein LOC141606073 — its product is MLSIRCCKYSVQVADYYLHNFHHLLQYSTNSSNQNPNFPNQSYTNYLISNLGFSHLQAHSISTKLPYKFDDAHFSKFSGNANYVIHFLKQHGFNDTHIKKVVSCYPQILSANVGQTLKPKFQLFQDHGFSESDLVSVISSSPSIVSRHMDTVIPDLRAILGSTDNLIKFFRKNHLLIGQSALGNLNSNIALLNKDYGIDINVIRNGILQSPRSYLQNIEFFKNITVKVEKELGIPRNSGMFIYGIRLLGSSSPKRIELKCQVLKSFGWTEYDVSELMRGNPLIFQISEENFRKKLKFLMTLLGYKPDFLATHSVLLGFSLEKRLAPRHRVLLVLKEKGLLDYNFYTAALKTEKQFLKILIEPFKEDATGLLELYQSSRGYSNIDAISRQQQCQALL